ATTCGCGGAAAGAATTTTGATCAATCACTCAGATTACCTTCCTAACGCTCAAGTTATTACATCTGCTGCAACTGACATTACAGAAACTAATGTATTGACTGCCCAAGGTCATTCGATTGGGTATGATTATCTCGTCATTGCCACAGGCCATGCACACACCGGTGATTTTACGAAAGCTGAGAGGCTTCATTACTTTCAAGCAGGTACAATAGCCAAAATGAAGCAACTGTGGAATGTGATTATTATAGTATTGGCACAGCAATTCAATGTGTTGGTTGTTCGAAGCTACATCTTGTATTGGATGAATCCAAATATATGTAGGTTCTGCATGAAATACATCTGGGATCCATATCTTTAATACAAGATTATATGTCCTCTTGTGGTATAGAATAACCCTTCAATGAACTCTGTCAAAGTTGTCTTCATTTGCTTGTTTTTAACCTTCCTTTTTAATTGAAATTGCATGCTTTTAAAAACCATGATTCCCATTTGGCCAgtgatatcataattttctcatGGTCTGAGTACTGATGAACTTTTATTTGTTTACTTGGGCTATTGGTCTAATATGATGCACTCATTTATATATGATTTGACCGAGTGAAATTCTAGATGGCATCCACAAAACATTCATAATTTGCTGGATCcgaacatttaattttttacttcCATCACAGCTGCGTACTTGTTTGTACGATTCTCTTGTTGCATTATTTGAGATTCTtcattaaaatacataaatttaattGCTGATGCCTTTGCTGGCTTCTGACTTTCCTGTATGTTGCAGAGCAAGAAAAGATAAAATCGGCCAATTCAATTTTGATTGTTGGAGGGGGGCCGACTGGTGTAGAGCTGGCAGGAGAAATCGGTGTAGATTTCCCTGATAAAAAAGTAACACTAGTGCACCGAGGATCAAGGTTATTGGAATTTATTGGAGAAAAGGCAGGGAAAAAAGCGCTAAATTGGTTGACTTCAAAGAAAGTTGAGGTCATTTTGAACCAATATGTCAATCTGGAATCTCAGACCGATGGTGTTTATGAAACATCAGGTGGAGAGAGAATAGTAGCTGATTGCCATTTCCTTTGTGCGGGTGCGGGAATTGGCTCATCTTGGTTAAAGCAGACGATCTTGAGAGATGGCTTAGACACGGAAGGGAGGTTGATGGTTGATGCTAACTTGCGGATCAAGGGTCACCCAAATGCCTTCGCCATTGGAGATATAACTGATATTCCAGTAAGCTTTTTTTCTTCaatgcatcatttaattttactCTTAAGGGATGTAATGTCCTCGTATACATTATACCTTAATACACGACTTATGGAAGGCCTGCTAGTTTGACAAAATGACTTCATGATAAACGAAGGAAGAAAAGATCAAATAAAAATCAAGATACTTAAGAAACTTACATTTAATTCGACACAAGTTTCTCTTGCTATGTTACTTTTGTCAATTCTATGTCTGCAACATATTTGGGAACACATGAGCCAGACATCTTCAGATTTGGAGCATGAGAAAGGCTAAATTAACTCTGTCCCGGTTTTTTTAATGATCTCATGGTAGAGTATTGCTAAATCAGCTTGGATGCAGGTCCATTTGCCGAAACActgaaactttgatttttttttttccttccatACAAATATACAATATGTTGGCAATACAACAAAATCTAGATTTTGCTGCTCTTGAAAGTGCCGCCTAATATCAAATTGATTTACATATCAATCTTGTTCAGTAAATTATGAGTGCCACACAAACTATTCAATATTATGATCCCACACATATCTTTACGTGCGATTGAGGAATATTTAGATACAAGTTTTGTTGGCTGGTCCAAGATTTTTCCAACAAATACCTTAAATAATGTTTCTCATACTGCAAAGGCTCGTGACATCTATTTATACTAGTAAATGGGCAATCTATGGTCTTGCCTTTTGGTAATACAAAATTACAAATACCTTAAAATGGAAACTTGATACAATAatgttttaacattttattccCTTTTCGTTGCGTCAGTATGCTTTATAATTGAAAAAATGAGactaatttaactttttattcTGTTGTCGTGTCAACATTCTTTCTCATTGAAAATAGGAGACTATATAAATCTCTGCTTGTGTCGATCGTCGCTCTATGTAGTGAAGAGTTCTGTACGGAGAATACTGTACTTGAATGGTTCAGTTATTATTTGAAATCGCTTCTTGTAGGAACTGAAGCTAGGATTTTTGACCAATAACCATGCCTTGGTTGCTGCCAAGAACTTGAAGTTGCTAATGAGTGGCAGAAGCAAAACTAAACTGTCTACTTACACTCCTGGTCCACCAGCAGCTATTGTTTCACTTGGACGACGAGAAGGAATTATGCAAATCCGTTGTCTCACTCTTTCTGGACGCATTCCTGGGATGATGAAATCCGGAGATTTGTTTGTGACAAAATCGCGGAAAGAACGTGGTCTGAGATCTTAGTTAAGTTATTGAAGATTTTCCGTGGCGTGGCTATATATCTATATGCGTGTATTTTGTGTCTTTTCTTGATGTATTATTAGGTCCtgaatcaatggatttgatTGAACTCTCTCCCGCGTTGGGAATATTTGATTCACTGGTGCAGCATGTAGCAATGCCCTGTAATTTTGTGTTTTCATGTGTAATATTTGAACAAGAATGGTGTTCTATGAAGTTCAAATTAATCGGGTGAAAAACTCAAAAGTGACAGTTTCTCTATATAATAAAAACTTCATGTTTTTTTTCTCGTTTTATAACACCTAATAattgttcaaaatatttttatgaaaagatCGTACTTCAATCAAGAAAGAAAACTATGATTATGtatttgttataaaaaaaactaactaAAAATGAGTTTGATTTTGTGATGATTTCATTGATAGATGTATAAAAACTACTTACATAATGAAAATTTAGCAATACATGACACATTTCAAATAAGAAAAGCACACTTGTTttcaatacataaaaaatatataagtaaTTTTAAAGGTTTTGAAGAGTGTAAGTTACATTAGTTattgaacaaaaaaattaataaattatatttttgtgataaattatttttgtgataaattttattaaataaaaatgaaaaatttgcatttttggaGAGGTACTTTAGACTATGAAATcaaagttaattattttaggTAATCTACCTTAGTAATATAGTATATATCCCcgtaataatataaaatagatatatgtatttatgccatattatatatataattaatggcATTTAAAACctcatgttttaaaaaaattagaaataaaaccCTCTATCGGAAGTGTAAATgtgtttgaatttttataagataTGAATTAAATGTAttcgattttaaatttaaaacctcatgttttaaaaaattagaaatatcaCTCATTTGTCATGAACAAGGGGACTTCTGTTGTGATATTTTGTCACTAATCCTGCACTAATATTCTGATATGCTATTATGTTCCTATCAAAGttgcaaatgttttattggttgGCACTTTTAGAAACTCAGATACATTTGTTTATCACTTTTGCCATTTATAGCTAATTATATCACATGCTCACAAGATGTCTGCTTTGAAGTCGGCGAATAAAGATCTCAAAGGAATGATGAAGACTGAAAATTCAAGATATAGATGTGTGTAACCTCACTCATAACATCTTTCTCTTTTAACCAAAGTATtgttttgtttgatatttttcttatatttccTAGTGGAATTTGATGGTTTGTAGAACTTACAAGATGAAATGTTGGACCTCATGGATGTGAGCAATGAAATCCAAGAGTCTCTTGTTAGAAGCTATGATGTACCTGATGACATCGATGAGGATGAACTCTTGTGTGGTAAGATTGAATCTGAACTCCCTTATTAATCTAAATCAAGAGCATTTAAGAATTATAATGAAGGGTGTTGATCGGTATGATACTTTGCATTGACGAAATAGTAGAATTGTACTTCTGCATAAATAATGAGAATATGAAAATTTAAGCTGATAAACTCGGTTCTTATTTCAAACTTTGTGCTGTATTAAGATGATCTATCACCCTTCTTCAAATTTCCATAGAGGGTTCATTCATGTTGTGATAAATTCTTATCTTTCTTGCTTTAAATGTGCAAACTTATGCTTTTATACCCTCTAATAATCAATTGATGGTGATAAtaattgttttgattttgatgttgaGTGACATATATTAACGTAGTTGCTTGATTTGTACATGCCCCTTTCAATGATGGCTAAATGTCTGTTTCTAAGTTTTGCGGCGATCATCTAATCCACAAAAAGAGAAAAAGATTTAATCTCAGGCATAGAGTGAATAAATGATGCCCCTCTTGCTTCTCAGGAGCCCAACAACTTGTGAAAATCTCCCAAACCAGGCCCTTGGTGATTGCTTCTGTCCATACAGGGACTTGTTCAGTCTGCACACTTTTGACCCAAAGGTTTTTTCAAATCTAGGAGGTGCATCCTTATATACTTCTTCCAACTCTCCGTTGAAGAAAACATTTTTCACATCCAGCTATTGCAAGAGTCAATCTAATTTTGCTACAAGTGATAGAAGTACTCTCACAGTATTTAACTTGGCTAGAGGTGCAAAAGTTTCATGGTAGTCAATACCATAAGTTTGGGTAAATCTTTTGGCTACCAATCTTGCCTTATATCTCTCAAGTGACTCGTCGTCTGActtgtattttgttgtaaatACCCACTTGTATCCTAACCCTTCCTTACCTCTCGGTAGGTCGACCATCTCCCACATCTAGTTCTTTTCAAGAGCTCTCGATTCCTCCAACACAGCCACTTTCCACTCCGGAACTTTTAGATCATCCTGCATACATTTAGGAACCTCCAAACAGGAGAGCTTTGATGTAAAGGCATGGAAATTGGGTGAGAGCTTATCATACGAAATATAGTTAGACAAGGGGTACTGTTTGATACATGACCTTACACCCTTGCGAACAGCAATGGGTATATCTAAATCATTAAGTTCGCT
The DNA window shown above is from Primulina huaijiensis isolate GDHJ02 chromosome 12, ASM1229523v2, whole genome shotgun sequence and carries:
- the LOC140990711 gene encoding uncharacterized protein codes for the protein MERLTGEKKRVVVVGGGVGGSLIAHKLQNDADVVLIDPKEYLEIPWAKLRAMVEPSFAERILINHSDYLPNAQVITSAATDITETNVLTAQGHSIGYDYLVIATGHAHTGDFTKAERLHYFQAEQEKIKSANSILIVGGGPTGVELAGEIGVDFPDKKVTLVHRGSRLLEFIGEKAGKKALNWLTSKKVEVILNQYVNLESQTDGVYETSGGERIVADCHFLCAGAGIGSSWLKQTILRDGLDTEGRLMVDANLRIKGHPNAFAIGDITDIPELKLGFLTNNHALVAAKNLKLLMSGRSKTKLSTYTPGPPAAIVSLGRREGIMQIRCLTLSGRIPGMMKSGDLFVTKSRKERGLRS